In Capsicum annuum cultivar UCD-10X-F1 chromosome 7, UCD10Xv1.1, whole genome shotgun sequence, one genomic interval encodes:
- the LOC107877157 gene encoding putative transcription factor bHLH041 isoform X3, whose product MDSIFFLEEGDRADFLLKIMESFGCSYICLWQYFQPSNTFMSLGGIYNGENDVAQRLFEEYKHSWLSMDNGRIPGLAFKNNLPYMELQFTDLQSHASNPVQLQFYLEAGIKTTICMACSIGEIEFGMTSSHQVNLELGMKHLFPEYLSSPAAAAAISGLPHHQPLLSMDQNRPSSSSSFSLDSPGEYSSLLFNVASASYVPEPPRVDAFPEKTTRPVSATAMPYHQQQAIQTTLTQTQIRGIQFQRVETEDAALTRAYLAVMTSPSSSSSSHQSREHNEPTDHYQKPTAFRRFRSGLGPNYVQIAAKTTRRENMLRRSITFFRNLNMMRRQEQIQTNPRAPTSTQVHHMISERRRREKLNDSFQLLRSLLPPATKKDKASVLASTTEYLSSLKGQVEELSKKNEMLEAQLVKPQMRSNAIISSCAYDGNERVAVEIINVGESTSESRIADLQVSVRGECSVLDLVTRLLQFLKTDSNLTLESAAANTRPMVTHITLRIRIEGVLLSGFYERLRPPK is encoded by the exons ATGGACTCCATCTTCTTCCTTGAAGAAGGAGACCGTGCCGACTTTCTGTTAAAGATAATGGAGTCCTTTGGTTGCTCTTACATATGCCTCTGGCAATACTTTCAGCCTTCTAA CACTTTCATGTCCTTGGGTGGAATCTACAACGGGGAAAATGATGTCGCCCAGAGGTTATTCGAAGAATATAAGCATTCATGGCTTAGCATGGATAATGG CCGCATTCCAGGACTCGCATTCAAGAACAATCTCCCTTACATGGAACTGCAGTTTACAGATCTTCAATCACATGCTTCCAATCCAGTGCAGCTTCAATTCTATCTG GAAGCTGGGATCAAG ACAACTATCTGTATGGCGTGCAGCATAGGAGAAATTGAGTTTGGAATGacttctagccatcaa GTAAACTTGGAATTGGGGATGAAACACTTGTTTCCCGAATATTTGTCAAGTCCAGCAGCGGCGGCAGCAATATCAGGGCTTCCTCATCATCAGCCATTGCTCTCAATGGACCAAAATAGgccatcatcatcttcatcattctCTCTCGATAGCCCGGGAGAATACTCATCGCTTCTATTCAATGTTGCAAGCGCGTCGTATGTACCAGAACCACCACGAGTGGATGCCTTTCCCGAGAAGACCACAAGACCAGTTTCTGCCACCGCCATGCCATACCACCAGCAGCAAGCTATTCAAACGACACTAACTCAAACTCAAATCCGAGGTATTCAATTCCAGAGAGTAGAAACCGAAGATGCTGCATTGACAAGAGCGTATCTTGCTGTCATGACATCTCCTTCTTCCTCCTCGTCCTCTCACCAATCGCGAGAACATAATGAACCAACAGATCATTATCAAAAACCCACTGCATTCAGAAGGTTTAGATCAGGTTTAGGTCCTAATTATGTTCAAATAGCAGCCAAAACAACTCGTCGAGAAAACATGTTGAGAAGATCCATTACATTCTTCAGGAATTTAAATATGATGAGAAGGCAAGAACAAATCCAGACGAACCCACGTGCCCCCACTAGCACTCAGGTTCATCACATGATTTCAGAAAGACGAAGACGTGAAAAGCTTAACGATAGCTTTCAACTACTTAGATCTTTACTCCCACCTGCTACAAAG AAGGATAAAGCATCAGTTCTTGCCAGTACAACAGAATACTTAAGTTCATTGAAAGGTCAAGTGGAAGAACTTAGCAAAAAGAATGAAATGCTGGAAGCACAATTAGTCAAACCTCAGATGAGATCCAATGCCATAATTAGCTCATGTGCATATGATGGAAATGAAAGGGTAGCTGTTGAAATAATAAATGTAGGTGAAtcaacatcagaatcaagaaTAGCGGACTTGCAAGTTTCAGTAAGAGGAGAATGCAGTGTCTTGGATTTGGTCACTCGTTTGCTCCAATTCTTGAAAACTGACAGCAATCTAACCTTGGAGTCGGCAGCAGCAAACACCAGGCCCATGGTGACTCACATAACTTTGAGAATTAGAATTGAG ggAGTGCTTCTCTCAGGCTTCTATGAACGGCTTCGccctccaaaatag
- the LOC107877157 gene encoding putative transcription factor bHLH041 isoform X2, protein MDSIFFLEEGDRADFLLKIMESFGCSYICLWQYFQPSNTFMSLGGIYNGENDVAQRLFEEYKHSWLSMDNGRIPGLAFKNNLPYMELQFTDLQSHASNPVQLQFYLTTICMACSIGEIEFGMTSSHQVNLELGMKHLFPEYLSSPAAAAAISGLPHHQPLLSMDQNRPSSSSSFSLDSPGEYSSLLFNVASASYVPEPPRVDAFPEKTTRPVSATAMPYHQQQAIQTTLTQTQIRGIQFQRVETEDAALTRAYLAVMTSPSSSSSSHQSREHNEPTDHYQKPTAFRRFRSGLGPNYVQIAAKTTRRENMLRRSITFFRNLNMMRRQEQIQTNPRAPTSTQVHHMISERRRREKLNDSFQLLRSLLPPATKKDKASVLASTTEYLSSLKGQVEELSKKNEMLEAQLVKPQMRSNAIISSCAYDGNERVAVEIINVGESTSESRIADLQVSVRGECSVLDLVTRLLQFLKTDSNLTLESAAANTRPMVTHITLRIRIEGTEWDESAFEEAVKRVVGDSA, encoded by the exons ATGGACTCCATCTTCTTCCTTGAAGAAGGAGACCGTGCCGACTTTCTGTTAAAGATAATGGAGTCCTTTGGTTGCTCTTACATATGCCTCTGGCAATACTTTCAGCCTTCTAA CACTTTCATGTCCTTGGGTGGAATCTACAACGGGGAAAATGATGTCGCCCAGAGGTTATTCGAAGAATATAAGCATTCATGGCTTAGCATGGATAATGG CCGCATTCCAGGACTCGCATTCAAGAACAATCTCCCTTACATGGAACTGCAGTTTACAGATCTTCAATCACATGCTTCCAATCCAGTGCAGCTTCAATTCTATCTG ACAACTATCTGTATGGCGTGCAGCATAGGAGAAATTGAGTTTGGAATGacttctagccatcaa GTAAACTTGGAATTGGGGATGAAACACTTGTTTCCCGAATATTTGTCAAGTCCAGCAGCGGCGGCAGCAATATCAGGGCTTCCTCATCATCAGCCATTGCTCTCAATGGACCAAAATAGgccatcatcatcttcatcattctCTCTCGATAGCCCGGGAGAATACTCATCGCTTCTATTCAATGTTGCAAGCGCGTCGTATGTACCAGAACCACCACGAGTGGATGCCTTTCCCGAGAAGACCACAAGACCAGTTTCTGCCACCGCCATGCCATACCACCAGCAGCAAGCTATTCAAACGACACTAACTCAAACTCAAATCCGAGGTATTCAATTCCAGAGAGTAGAAACCGAAGATGCTGCATTGACAAGAGCGTATCTTGCTGTCATGACATCTCCTTCTTCCTCCTCGTCCTCTCACCAATCGCGAGAACATAATGAACCAACAGATCATTATCAAAAACCCACTGCATTCAGAAGGTTTAGATCAGGTTTAGGTCCTAATTATGTTCAAATAGCAGCCAAAACAACTCGTCGAGAAAACATGTTGAGAAGATCCATTACATTCTTCAGGAATTTAAATATGATGAGAAGGCAAGAACAAATCCAGACGAACCCACGTGCCCCCACTAGCACTCAGGTTCATCACATGATTTCAGAAAGACGAAGACGTGAAAAGCTTAACGATAGCTTTCAACTACTTAGATCTTTACTCCCACCTGCTACAAAG AAGGATAAAGCATCAGTTCTTGCCAGTACAACAGAATACTTAAGTTCATTGAAAGGTCAAGTGGAAGAACTTAGCAAAAAGAATGAAATGCTGGAAGCACAATTAGTCAAACCTCAGATGAGATCCAATGCCATAATTAGCTCATGTGCATATGATGGAAATGAAAGGGTAGCTGTTGAAATAATAAATGTAGGTGAAtcaacatcagaatcaagaaTAGCGGACTTGCAAGTTTCAGTAAGAGGAGAATGCAGTGTCTTGGATTTGGTCACTCGTTTGCTCCAATTCTTGAAAACTGACAGCAATCTAACCTTGGAGTCGGCAGCAGCAAACACCAGGCCCATGGTGACTCACATAACTTTGAGAATTAGAATTGAG GGTACTGAATGGGACGAGTCTGCTTTCGAGGAAGCAGTGAAAAGGGTTGTTGGTGACTCGGCATAG
- the LOC107877157 gene encoding putative transcription factor bHLH041 isoform X1 — MDSIFFLEEGDRADFLLKIMESFGCSYICLWQYFQPSNTFMSLGGIYNGENDVAQRLFEEYKHSWLSMDNGRIPGLAFKNNLPYMELQFTDLQSHASNPVQLQFYLEAGIKTTICMACSIGEIEFGMTSSHQVNLELGMKHLFPEYLSSPAAAAAISGLPHHQPLLSMDQNRPSSSSSFSLDSPGEYSSLLFNVASASYVPEPPRVDAFPEKTTRPVSATAMPYHQQQAIQTTLTQTQIRGIQFQRVETEDAALTRAYLAVMTSPSSSSSSHQSREHNEPTDHYQKPTAFRRFRSGLGPNYVQIAAKTTRRENMLRRSITFFRNLNMMRRQEQIQTNPRAPTSTQVHHMISERRRREKLNDSFQLLRSLLPPATKKDKASVLASTTEYLSSLKGQVEELSKKNEMLEAQLVKPQMRSNAIISSCAYDGNERVAVEIINVGESTSESRIADLQVSVRGECSVLDLVTRLLQFLKTDSNLTLESAAANTRPMVTHITLRIRIEGTEWDESAFEEAVKRVVGDSA; from the exons ATGGACTCCATCTTCTTCCTTGAAGAAGGAGACCGTGCCGACTTTCTGTTAAAGATAATGGAGTCCTTTGGTTGCTCTTACATATGCCTCTGGCAATACTTTCAGCCTTCTAA CACTTTCATGTCCTTGGGTGGAATCTACAACGGGGAAAATGATGTCGCCCAGAGGTTATTCGAAGAATATAAGCATTCATGGCTTAGCATGGATAATGG CCGCATTCCAGGACTCGCATTCAAGAACAATCTCCCTTACATGGAACTGCAGTTTACAGATCTTCAATCACATGCTTCCAATCCAGTGCAGCTTCAATTCTATCTG GAAGCTGGGATCAAG ACAACTATCTGTATGGCGTGCAGCATAGGAGAAATTGAGTTTGGAATGacttctagccatcaa GTAAACTTGGAATTGGGGATGAAACACTTGTTTCCCGAATATTTGTCAAGTCCAGCAGCGGCGGCAGCAATATCAGGGCTTCCTCATCATCAGCCATTGCTCTCAATGGACCAAAATAGgccatcatcatcttcatcattctCTCTCGATAGCCCGGGAGAATACTCATCGCTTCTATTCAATGTTGCAAGCGCGTCGTATGTACCAGAACCACCACGAGTGGATGCCTTTCCCGAGAAGACCACAAGACCAGTTTCTGCCACCGCCATGCCATACCACCAGCAGCAAGCTATTCAAACGACACTAACTCAAACTCAAATCCGAGGTATTCAATTCCAGAGAGTAGAAACCGAAGATGCTGCATTGACAAGAGCGTATCTTGCTGTCATGACATCTCCTTCTTCCTCCTCGTCCTCTCACCAATCGCGAGAACATAATGAACCAACAGATCATTATCAAAAACCCACTGCATTCAGAAGGTTTAGATCAGGTTTAGGTCCTAATTATGTTCAAATAGCAGCCAAAACAACTCGTCGAGAAAACATGTTGAGAAGATCCATTACATTCTTCAGGAATTTAAATATGATGAGAAGGCAAGAACAAATCCAGACGAACCCACGTGCCCCCACTAGCACTCAGGTTCATCACATGATTTCAGAAAGACGAAGACGTGAAAAGCTTAACGATAGCTTTCAACTACTTAGATCTTTACTCCCACCTGCTACAAAG AAGGATAAAGCATCAGTTCTTGCCAGTACAACAGAATACTTAAGTTCATTGAAAGGTCAAGTGGAAGAACTTAGCAAAAAGAATGAAATGCTGGAAGCACAATTAGTCAAACCTCAGATGAGATCCAATGCCATAATTAGCTCATGTGCATATGATGGAAATGAAAGGGTAGCTGTTGAAATAATAAATGTAGGTGAAtcaacatcagaatcaagaaTAGCGGACTTGCAAGTTTCAGTAAGAGGAGAATGCAGTGTCTTGGATTTGGTCACTCGTTTGCTCCAATTCTTGAAAACTGACAGCAATCTAACCTTGGAGTCGGCAGCAGCAAACACCAGGCCCATGGTGACTCACATAACTTTGAGAATTAGAATTGAG GGTACTGAATGGGACGAGTCTGCTTTCGAGGAAGCAGTGAAAAGGGTTGTTGGTGACTCGGCATAG